In Brachypodium distachyon strain Bd21 chromosome 2, Brachypodium_distachyon_v3.0, whole genome shotgun sequence, one genomic interval encodes:
- the LOC112270638 gene encoding uncharacterized protein LOC112270638 yields the protein MPPRTLEQNIAISCRGFSLHFRSSVPHPQHSRSGGATPSTAPVLEARDPTLRRAFMPPFPTSAATAGGGGVDFSTGSAATAALPSSSRKKSWCAGEDALLRQVGGVASLHSPSTAARNGVAKEIKS from the exons ATGCCACCGCGAACGCTCGAACAAAACATCGCAATCTCCTGCCGAGGATTCTCCCTTCACTTCCGATCAAGCGTCCCCCATCCCCAGCACTCCCGATCCGGCGGCGCCACCCCGTCCACTGCTCCGGTGCTGGAAGCGAGGGATCCGACGCTGCGCCGCGCCTTCATGCCGCCGTTCCCCACctctgccgccaccgccggaggTGGAGGTGTGGACTTCTCCACCGGATCCGCGGCCACGGCAGCGCTGCCCTCCTCTTCCCGCAAGAAAAGTTGGTGCGCCGGTGAGGACGCGTTGCTCCGGCAGGTTGGCGGTGTCGCGAGCCTCCACAGCCCAAGTACTGCTGCGAG GAACGGAGTTGCAAAGGAGATCAAGAGCTAA
- the LOC100824985 gene encoding vesicle transport v-SNARE 13, which yields MSEVFEGYERQYSEISASLSRKCAAASALDAEKKKQKLSEIQSDVQEAESLIRKMDLEARSLQPSVKAGLLAKLREYKSDLNNIKSEIKRISAANAQQATREELLEAGMSDTLAASSDQRGRLMMTSERLNQSTDRIRESQRTVFETEEIGVSILQDLHNQRQSLLHAHTTLHGVDDYIGKSKKILASMSKRMDRNKWIVGGIIAALVLAILFILYFKFAR from the exons ATGAGCGAGGTGTTCGAGGGTTACGAGCGGCAGTACAGCGAGATCTCGGCCTCCCTCTCGCGCAaatgcgccgccgcctccgccctcgATGCCG agaagaagaagcagaaacTGTCCGAGATCCAGTCCGACGTGCAGGAAGCTGAATCGCTG ATCAGGAAGATGGATTTGGAGGCGCGGAGCCTGCAGCCGAGCGTGAAGGCAGGGTTGCTGGCTAAATTAAGGGAGTACAAGTCAGATCTGAACAATATCAAGAGTGAGATCAAAAGGATCTCGGCGGCTAATGCCCAACAGGCTACCCGGGAGGAGCTCCTCGAGGCCGGCATGTCTGACACACTTGCG GCGTCATCTGATCAGAGAGGAAGACTGATGATGACATCAGAAAGATTGAACCAGTCTACAGACAGAATTAGAGAGAGCCAGAGAACAGTATTCGAGACAGAAGAAATAGGTGTGTCAATTCTTCAGGACCTTCACAATCAACGACAGTCACTGCTGCATGCTCACACAACA TTGCATGGTGTGGATGACTACATTGGGAAAAGCAAAAAGATCCTGGCATCGATGTCCAAGAGGATGGACAGGAACAAGTGGATCGTCGGCGGCATCATTGCAGCGCTTGTTCTCGCCATCCTCTTCATATTGTACTTCAAGTTCGCTCGCTAG
- the LOC106866126 gene encoding uncharacterized protein LOC106866126, with translation MDGFGWSTQQTPPGAASCPKDDALLAAFLGGASTTFELLHSAAAGISDDAYGHELPPSCQDDDILRRLLRCRDSVNSPLPSAVDVPSKAAILHNSAGSLRAPAPPIGQHDSSFAFFPNAGDAFSGHSTATGNISSGDSNTHDAEVASPPCIVPATRTTTGTEAMAQAKQEAIIYRAAAAAYSSSPAAAAGADPPLGPRRRRRNVRISSEPQTVAARLRREKVSERLRALRRLVPGGGSGKMDTASMLHQAACYLSFLKAQLARFQAMAAADGRASYSSNSSSMQRYDNPPESLGGGNIGNGGAVLSFRRDDSVDGYVRGNNWNMQSL, from the coding sequence ATGGACGGCTTCGGCTGGAGCACGCAGCAAACGCCTCCTGGCGCGGCGAGCTGCCCGAAAGACGATGCCCTCCTAGCCGCCTTCTTAGGCGGCGCCAGCACCACCTTCGAGCTCCTCCACTCTGCCGCCGCTGGCATCTCTGACGACGCTTACGGCCACGAACTGCCGCCCTCGTGTCAGGACGACGATATTCTCAGGCGCCTCCTTCGCTGCCGCGACAGCGTGAACTCCCCGCTTCCCTCTGCCGTTGACGTCCCGTCAAAAGCCGCTATCTTGCACAACTCGGCGGGTTCGCTCCGGGCGCCGGCCCCGCCCATCGGCCAGCACGACAGCAgcttcgccttcttccccaacgccGGCGACGCCTTCTCCGGCCACAGCACGGCCACCGGCAACATCTCCTCCGGAGATTCCAACACGCACGACGCCGAGGTGGCCTCGCCGCCGTGCATcgtgccggcgacgaggacgacgacagGCACGGAGGCGATGGCGCAGGCGAAGCAGGAGGCGATCATCtaccgcgcggcggcggcggcgtattcttcttccccggcggcggcggcgggggcggatccTCCCCtggggccgcggcggcggcggaggaacgTGCGGATCTCGAGCGAGCCGcagacggtggcggcgcggctgcGGCGGGAGAAGGTGAGCGAGCGGCTGCGGGCGCTGCGGAGGCTGGTGCCGGGCGGCGGGTCGGGGAAGATGGACACGGCCTCCATGCTCCACCAGGCCGCCTGCTACCTCAGCTTCCTCAAGGCGCAGCTCGCCAGGTTCcaggccatggccgccgccgatggcCGGGCTTCTTATTCGTCGAATTCGTCGTCGATGCAGCGTTACGATAATCCTCCCGAATCTCTTGGTGGCGGCAATATTGGCAATGGCGGCGCCGTGCTTTCGTTCAGGAGAGATGATAGCGTCGATGGTTACGTGAGAGGCAATAATTGGAACATGCAGTCGTTGTAG